A region of Mugil cephalus isolate CIBA_MC_2020 chromosome 3, CIBA_Mcephalus_1.1, whole genome shotgun sequence DNA encodes the following proteins:
- the LOC125005600 gene encoding cAMP-regulated phosphoprotein 19-like — protein MSGDNEDTQTAEETSVDEKEVQDKVISPEKAEEAKLKARYPNIGNKPGGSDLLRKRLQKGQKYFDSGDYNMAKAKIKNKQLPTAAPEKTEITGDHIPTPQDLPQRKPSLVASKLAG, from the exons ATGTCGGGGGACAACGAAGACACGCAGACAGCGGAGGAGACCTCGGTGGACGAGAAG GAGGTCCAGGACAAGGTGATCAGCCCGGAGAAAGCAGAGGAGGCTAAACTGAAGGCCAGATACCCAAACATAGGAAATAAACCTGGAGGCTCTGATCTGCTTCGCAAACGCCTGCAGAAGGGG CAAAAGTACTTTGACTCGGGCGACTACAACATGGCTAAGGCGAAGATAAAGAACAAACAGTTGCCGACAGCTGCGCCGGAGAAGACCGAGATCACGGGAGACCACATCCCCACCCCCCAGGACCTTCCCCAGAGGAAACCCTCTCTGGTGGCCAGTAAACTGGCAGGCTGA